From Amyelois transitella isolate CPQ chromosome 17, ilAmyTran1.1, whole genome shotgun sequence:
ACTTTTTGCAATAGTAATACCTATCCATCTcccatattaatattataattatgcaaAAGTCCTGATTGTCTTTCTGTTTGGCTTTAACGGTGCTAAATCGAATAATAGATGTATATTTAGTTAATGAAATTTCGGGAACcaacgataaaaaaaacatgatgatTTCAGGAATTTATTACGCATTGTCTTTTTGCCTGAGTAATAATAATGCATGTCACTAATTTAATGCTAGCATgtccaatattttaaaacaaacaagcaaagtaataaataaatgcaattatATTAACCTTGTTGGAGTTCAAggtagaatttaattttactgtcATTTAGTGGTGAAACGACGTTAATTGCACAATAATGATATTAGGTACGCTTCCACTCTCCTGACGCGATTCCCAATAAGTAAACTGTAGCAAGTTCCACAGATTTTTgaatagtacctatatatgtagTATCTTCTTAAAGTTTCCTGGCAGGCAGGAAATTTAAGGCAATGCTGGTTAAGCTGAGTGCTGATGTGGGGAGATTCCCAATCTGAAAACAGATGTGTTTTTTACTTACGCTGAAATCACCTTGAATCTGGAAGTACGTCCACCTCCACACgttttcttttgatttttatttattaattatatctgTAAGACAAGTCAGCCTCACTGAACAACTCTATTAGAGCAATAAAGGTTTAGGTAGCTCTCTTTGTAACAATTATTCTATAAGGGTAAGGTTAAATTCCCTTGCAAAAgttgcgaaggtcagacgagagtcgcttcttataaaaatcttaCCACTGCCTACTCCAGGGTCCTGATTATCGACGGACGTCAGGATTGACGCTAAGAGTATAGTGATGGTATTGCTTTTGTCATCATCAATGCCGTAATTGACGTAAACACATTACCTCTTTTCAGTGCGTAATATGTGTGAACGCGAAAGCGACCATGCAGACTTCACCCTGCGGGCACCGCGTGGTCTGCCGCCGGTGCTTCGTCAAGACCATCCAGATGGCAGTCAGTCAGAGGCTGCTGCCTCTACGCTGTGTCATTTGTCGCGCCAAGATACTGCGTCTGAGGCAAGCACCACGACTTGTCACAAGCAAAAGTTGGCAGGTATGTACAAATTTCGACTTAGATAAATGCAATTAAGCCATATCTCTTGCTGTTGACACCGCGTGGTGTGACATGCCAGCTCTGCTTCGTCAAAGCTAGCATAATGTTCTGTATTTAAAGTGAAACTAACTTGAAAGAATAGACAAAAGCATAAGaggtatacaaaaaaaatgctaaGAATGAGAAAACTGTGCAAATTAAACAATGTCTGAAAAAGCTTTGGATACAAGTTCACCAACATACCGCATTCTAAATAAGGCGAGTATCTAATGGAAAGCTTAACTGAGCTTCATAATGTCGTTTCACTCATGATTAAGGACTCATTAGTATCCATAGCGCGCCGCAATCATATTTCGCGttaaagtaagatttataattttaaaattcgaagCGTTTCCTGTTTGCCTTCAAATTTCGTTATTTGCTCTTTTTCCTGcgagttataattattataaggaCAATGCTATTTTCACGTATATCTGATTTAATTTGTGTACGCTTTAGCTTCAGCATGTATTATTCAGCTTTGAATAAGTACGTTTACAAATTCATCACTCTGATCCTTTGTAACCGTATATTTTTAAGCATTTAAAGACGTAGTtacattcctctcaactcaaCAATATCTGTATTCTGTGTTCTCAACTTACGAGCCTGttaaaaagattgataaatgtagatatagcaaaaaaaaatatttagaggGCCATAGTCTCGTGGCAAGGGCAATATGTAGCAGACACTGCCTACGCCTCAGAAAGGCGTGATCAGACtcaaactaaaaacaaataaagactACCGTGATCTCTGAACAGTACATAATTTGGAAATAAACTGTTTCTGTTATTAAATACcctcataatttttttaatatttcagaaaCCTCTGTTTCAGGTATCGGGCAGCAGCGGCAAGGCGTGGGGCGTCCCCGGCTCGGTCTCGTCTTACTCGGTGGGGGCGCGGTCGGTGCCGGCCTCGGCGTCCCTGTACTCTGTTACCAGCGGCGAGTCTTCCCTTTCTGGTAAAGTTATGTTTAAGTAACTTCTTTTAAATGTTAGAGTGGCCatgttaactttttaaaaggaTTCATATGGGTATCAAATTTTGGGGATCTGACCGAAATAACTCGAAAAAAAACTACGCACTCATGCAACTGGTTTTGTAAATAGTTATGATCAAACTgggtttatttatgtagttatttatttgggtTTACCAACGTTTGTTTACAATATTTCTTACTTACTAAGGTCTTACATAAAGTTTTTATCTAACTGTAACAAACACTTAAAGGTAAACACGACAtgcattataatttttgcttaagtaatatatattaacaaaAGTATTTCCTACTTGTATAAACTTAACTAAATTGCTTCATAGCCAGGTAAACAGTTTTCCTTATTCTGCCCAACGAGTCAGCATGAATATCAATCTCATCACTGAATTCGTTGATTAGTCTACTGAGTCTTGGTAATGGAGATGCAAGATAGGGGAAGACAGGTGGGAATATAATTATCTGACTTCACTCTAAGATCGTGCATGGACACCATCTCGGAATGGAGTTAGATAATAGACTATGAAGACGGATCCCGGATTCCTCCCCAGAAGGATACATCCCTTTTTGGGGAGGAATCTGGAATCCGTTAAACAACGGAGGTAAACTTACTACTTGTTTATTCTTAtgctaataatttttaactcaATTTCAGGAGTGTCTTCCGTATCGTCGAACAGCGGTGGAAACATAAATGGCTGCTCCACGAAGCTGTGCAGCGGGGCGAAGTGCGGCGGAGTGTGCCTGGGAGCCGTACCTCGGGCTCCGGCCGCGACGGCGCCCCCTCGGGCAAGGCAGCCGGCCTCCAACTCGCTGAGACGATCACAGCATCATAGCATGAAGGTATACCAGAATCCTATTCAAAAATCTAGAAACAAATGCTATGAATATGTCCCTATAACTTACCAATGAAACAGGATTTTGAAGAAATGTTTACCGAACCAGATGAAGGAGGCGACATGAAGAGAAGAAGAAGGaaacttatttcaatataGAAGAAAGGTGCGTCGCAAAAGAACATACCTAATTGTATAATTGACACAGATAAAACGCGGGCAACGCCAGTTTTCCATAAATACATTTGCATGTTTATgcattttgtaaacaaaaatatttaatatttttgcactATTTTCAGGCTAGGTTACAAGAGTACCAGGTGCTCAGCTACACGGGGGGGCCCGCAGGCGAGCCCTCGGGCCGGCTGCCGCCGATCCGAGAGTTCCAGCGGGAGTTCCGGGAAGGGCGCCGGGAGAGCGCTGCAGCCGCCTCTGCCTCTACTAGGATAAGGTCTTCGCttctattaaatataatcGAACTATTTTTACCAGTTCCCAGTAACATTTCAGTCGTTTTGCTTCAGTGCACGGGGTCCGAATTCGTTATTTAAGAGTTTTTGAATAGTCCACTGtgtgggaccactccatctctttcccatggatgtcgtaaaaggcgactaaggaatagctaaaaaacttgggattcttcttttaggcgatgcgctagtaacctgtcactatttgaatctcaattacattacaaagccatacagctgaatatggcctttcagtattcaGGTCtcctggctctgtctaccccgcaaggcatatagatgcaaatatttgtatgtaaatactttaCACGTGAaatcctttaaaaatataatctccAAGAGTTTTGAAACGTATACAGAGATACTTCAATTTAATGCCTTTATTTTCCTTTCACAGATGTGCACAAAAAATTGTGACACAATTAGAAACATCACCGCAAAAGAACAAAAACTTCTTCCGGCCTCTAAAACCATCAAATAAAGACGATCCCCCAAAGTCCAGAGATCAAAGCAAAGAgactgaaagaaaaaaagataacCCCAAAGCAAAGCCcaaaaaagaagataaaaagaaaaaagaagacgATAACAAACCAGAAGAAAAGTCAAAAAAAGACGAAAACACGGATAACAAAAAGAATGAAATAGCAGAACGAAAGAAGGAAGAAAAACTAAGACTAAAAGCAGAAAAGGAGGCGAAGAAAGAAGCCAAGCAGCAGGCTAAAGAAGAGGAAAGACAAGCCAAACTTCTAgcgaaagaagaagaaagacaGGCCAAATTACTAgcaaaagaagaaaagaaaaaagctaAAAAAGAGGCGAAATTGGCCGCGCAGgcagagaaagaaaaaaataaataatgtaattaacatttttacattGTAGAAACTCGTAGCCGTCTTAAAATTAGATTcgaaattgttattattgaggaatcgtaaaataattttattagtgtACTTAGAATGTCTATTGTAgtccatataaatattaacagtaAAGTACTCTTActgttaaagttatttttttacttcaatCGGATAATTTATTGAGTTCGTGCTTTGATACTGATTTACATGAATTACTTAAACTTTGTTGCAATTTCTTTCGAAATTGTTATTTGGATTAGGGTCGTTGTATATAGTTTTAATGTCAAATGTTATAAAGAGAAGCAATCTAAATACATAGTTGTTGGGTCATAGTTGGAACTCTACAAACTGCTAAGACTGAAAGAATGGGATAATGAAATCATAtcgttttgtatttaattgtttaacaGTAAATTTAAGAGCTTCGTGCATACCAGCACCGccaaagaatttatttattacttaggtACTAATTTGTCGTAATTAGTTCTGTAGGTGACACTTTACTTGAATTTTCGTAATTAACATTGTTGTTTAGGTACTCTCTTTGTCTGTA
This genomic window contains:
- the LOC106134247 gene encoding protein PRRC2C, encoding MPQRASQSTLMRPLVVLALPGMYLLYKYNQYRQQQMETARRRVTERELMHLNTKIDKLLNKLEENEPELATSPEEECVICVNAKATMQTSPCGHRVVCRRCFVKTIQMAVSQRLLPLRCVICRAKILRLRQAPRLVTSKSWQVSGSSGKAWGVPGSVSSYSVGARSVPASASLYSVTSGESSLSGVSSVSSNSGGNINGCSTKLCSGAKCGGVCLGAVPRAPAATAPPRARQPASNSLRRSQHHSMKARLQEYQVLSYTGGPAGEPSGRLPPIREFQREFREGRRESAAAASASTRIRCAQKIVTQLETSPQKNKNFFRPLKPSNKDDPPKSRDQSKETERKKDNPKAKPKKEDKKKKEDDNKPEEKSKKDENTDNKKNEIAERKKEEKLRLKAEKEAKKEAKQQAKEEERQAKLLAKEEERQAKLLAKEEKKKAKKEAKLAAQAEKEKNK